One Succinivibrio dextrinosolvens DNA window includes the following coding sequences:
- a CDS encoding IS1634 family transposase, which translates to MASLDDFDDDNEQVTAELGNLGLTAAGFDYFNLDEPIEFCIGKIGSHVKFKSSEIVKLLCCQVLNVPYQSLYGTQEFYRNRPLQALINRKDVTFEQLDRNVLSRTLDAIAEFGPERLFLRCSAKVAEKLGLKVESVHLDSTSFHYSGEPRIEDGCNIVLDQGYSRDNHPELGQINELMLCDELSKLPIFENCVSGHVHDKTSFRKVITDYWDSIKAQFKDLRYLTGDSALCTSPIAKEAKAHGIKMVTRIPDKNNEATSCREMLKAHPEQLVPVDKNNPEGTKAMWCGEGKLGDETVKKLLVQNELLYSTKKRTITKRAEKELDKVNSQLKKLWTQPCKCKADAEQELKKITAKLKLVKLTDAGISYEEVQKYTHKGRHGKDEQKVTVAVKVRAEAELDDTAIEQKIKEDTYYVICTNDVERNWTMAELIGVYKKQSVVERNWRCLKDKKLLINAIYLELPSRINALMWIMTTALLIYTATEYLMRKKMQEQKLTIPSPDHKVQLEKPSLMRLYQYIGNSGIVLQCNRSSGKVSVLGLPTEVKLVLVAMGDEWCRYYLKSYYQDKAF; encoded by the coding sequence ATGGCATCGCTTGACGATTTTGATGATGACAACGAACAGGTAACAGCTGAGCTTGGGAATCTGGGATTAACAGCAGCTGGATTTGATTATTTCAACCTTGATGAGCCTATTGAGTTCTGCATAGGAAAGATAGGTTCCCATGTTAAGTTTAAGAGCTCTGAAATAGTAAAGCTTTTATGCTGTCAGGTCCTGAATGTACCATATCAGTCACTGTATGGAACGCAGGAGTTTTACCGAAACCGACCATTACAGGCTCTGATAAATCGTAAAGATGTTACCTTTGAGCAGCTGGATAGAAATGTTCTCTCAAGAACTCTGGATGCCATTGCGGAATTTGGACCAGAGAGGCTGTTTTTAAGATGCTCTGCAAAGGTAGCAGAGAAACTGGGTCTCAAGGTAGAGAGTGTACACCTGGACAGTACCAGCTTCCACTATTCAGGAGAACCAAGAATAGAAGATGGATGCAATATTGTTCTGGACCAGGGATACAGTAGAGATAATCATCCTGAGCTGGGACAGATAAATGAGCTGATGCTCTGTGATGAGCTGAGTAAGCTGCCAATATTTGAAAACTGTGTCAGTGGACATGTCCATGATAAGACCAGTTTCAGAAAAGTCATTACCGACTATTGGGACAGCATAAAGGCACAGTTTAAGGATTTGCGTTATCTTACAGGAGACAGTGCCTTATGTACTTCTCCTATAGCTAAGGAAGCAAAGGCACATGGCATAAAAATGGTAACCCGTATTCCTGATAAGAATAACGAGGCTACATCCTGCAGAGAGATGTTGAAAGCTCATCCGGAACAGCTGGTTCCTGTAGATAAGAACAATCCTGAAGGTACTAAAGCCATGTGGTGTGGTGAAGGTAAACTTGGAGATGAAACCGTAAAGAAACTGCTGGTACAGAATGAGTTACTGTACTCCACCAAGAAGAGGACCATTACCAAAAGAGCAGAAAAGGAGCTTGATAAGGTAAATTCTCAGCTGAAGAAACTCTGGACGCAGCCATGCAAATGTAAGGCTGATGCAGAACAGGAATTAAAGAAAATCACGGCTAAGCTTAAGCTTGTAAAGCTTACTGATGCTGGTATTAGCTATGAGGAAGTACAGAAATACACTCATAAAGGCAGACACGGTAAGGATGAGCAAAAGGTAACTGTAGCGGTTAAGGTTAGAGCTGAAGCTGAGCTTGATGATACCGCCATAGAGCAGAAGATAAAAGAGGATACCTATTACGTCATCTGCACCAATGATGTTGAAAGAAACTGGACTATGGCAGAGCTCATAGGTGTATATAAGAAGCAGTCTGTAGTTGAGCGTAACTGGAGATGCCTCAAGGATAAGAAACTGCTTATCAACGCAATCTACCTTGAGCTTCCATCAAGAATAAATGCTCTGATGTGGATTATGACCACTGCTCTTTTGATATATACCGCAACAGAATACCTGATGCGAAAGAAGATGCAGGAGCAGAAGCTCACTATACCATCTCCTGACCATAAGGTTCAGCTTGAAAAGCCAAGCCTTATGAGACTGTATCAGTATATAGGCAACAGTGGAATCGTCCTTCAGTGCAACCGAAGTTCAGGAAAAGTATCTGTACTTGGACTTCCGACTGAAGTAAAACTGGTCCTGGTAGCTATGGGAGATGAATGGTGCCGGTATTACCTTAAGTCGTATTACCAGGACAAAGCGTTTTAA
- a CDS encoding RloB family protein: MKFRHKKTTGYYSISTEGKNQTETNYFSGFANRKVHIHFATGRFTDPVNMVKKLSSEMKNKSFNRDLGDKTFCLIDADVSPSKNQEIAEAEKIARQRGIDLIVSAPCFELWFLCHYSFSMKQYGSNDELIADLMKNKEFSDYKKNCTGLYDKLLPWLDKAINNAKRLEVELIKLGKTKHTVDFSPSTEAYHVVETIKQIEKSNSES; this comes from the coding sequence ATGAAATTCAGGCACAAGAAAACGACAGGCTATTATTCTATCAGTACAGAAGGTAAAAATCAGACTGAAACTAATTATTTTAGTGGTTTTGCTAATAGGAAAGTTCATATACATTTTGCTACGGGAAGATTTACAGACCCGGTAAATATGGTAAAAAAACTATCAAGTGAAATGAAAAACAAGAGCTTTAATAGAGATCTTGGAGATAAGACTTTCTGTTTAATTGATGCGGATGTTTCTCCTTCGAAAAATCAGGAAATAGCAGAGGCTGAGAAAATTGCCAGACAGAGAGGCATTGATTTAATTGTTTCTGCTCCGTGTTTTGAGCTCTGGTTTTTATGCCATTATTCTTTCTCGATGAAACAATATGGTTCTAATGATGAGCTTATAGCTGACCTGATGAAGAATAAGGAGTTTTCTGATTATAAAAAGAATTGTACTGGCTTATACGATAAGTTGCTTCCTTGGTTGGACAAGGCAATAAATAATGCTAAAAGGCTTGAGGTTGAGCTTATAAAACTAGGAAAAACCAAACATACTGTTGATTTTTCTCCTAGTACAGAAGCTTATCATGTTGTAGAAACGATAAAGCAGATTGAGAAAAGTAACAGCGAGAGTTAA
- a CDS encoding ABC transporter ATP-binding protein has product MSKKESQRLDIVSSKPNYSSIEGFKRFWPFLKPVFFWLVLGVLLTIPVGGLDAAVASFLKPFMDNVMVEKDTEFAKQVPYIIVGFTIVQGICIYASNLVNTYVGTRISTNLKKTLYKKLLSADISFFDKNTSGIVMNRFAGDADTATNGLVSNAKLFLSKFWSSVGLVCVLLYNSWQLSFIAVGVLVFLFIPISIVRKKVSKSIARSVKSGTQLSTRYVETYSGIKIIKSFNLQKTLFDKFNSNVEELFKISMKMTRDTNWLGPIMHIVTAVGVAGVLYYGLHLITTGVISSGTFVAFIAALIMLYTPIKSIGNNYVGLQTSLLALERIYDVLDLYSVEEQEKDNQKSLKGVNKSIRFEHVDFSYDGHRKILKDISFEVPVGSKVALVGNSGGGKSTITSLIPRLYELDSGKVLVDGTDIKEYSISSLRENISMVFQDNFLFDGTVRENLMYGNEKATQEQIDFAVKSAFLDEFISKLPHGLDTLIGERGLLLSGGQKQRLAIARAILKNAPVVILDEATSALDNKSEKVVQRALDKLMEGRTTIVIAHRLSTIMDADKILVINDGRLVEEGTHAELLEKQGAYSVLYNSQFANKAAAKEEDSNEAKEVEEAETSEQE; this is encoded by the coding sequence ATGAGTAAAAAAGAATCACAACGACTTGATATTGTTTCCTCAAAACCTAATTATTCTTCAATAGAAGGCTTTAAAAGATTCTGGCCTTTTCTAAAACCAGTATTCTTCTGGCTGGTGTTAGGTGTTCTTCTGACTATCCCTGTCGGCGGGCTTGATGCAGCAGTAGCATCTTTCCTGAAACCATTTATGGACAATGTAATGGTTGAAAAGGACACCGAGTTTGCAAAACAGGTTCCTTACATCATTGTCGGTTTTACCATTGTCCAGGGTATCTGTATTTATGCCTCCAATCTGGTAAATACCTATGTCGGTACCAGAATTTCTACCAATTTAAAGAAGACTCTTTACAAGAAGCTTCTTAGTGCAGATATTTCCTTCTTTGACAAGAATACTTCCGGTATCGTAATGAACCGTTTTGCCGGTGATGCAGATACCGCAACTAATGGCTTGGTTTCCAATGCCAAACTTTTTCTATCAAAATTCTGGTCCTCAGTAGGTCTTGTCTGTGTGCTTTTATACAACTCCTGGCAGCTTTCCTTCATTGCTGTAGGTGTACTTGTATTCCTATTTATTCCTATCAGTATTGTCAGAAAGAAGGTATCAAAGAGCATTGCCAGGTCTGTTAAATCCGGAACACAGCTTTCTACCAGATATGTAGAAACCTATTCTGGTATTAAGATTATTAAATCCTTTAATCTGCAGAAAACTCTGTTTGATAAATTTAATAGCAATGTGGAAGAGCTTTTCAAAATCTCTATGAAGATGACTCGTGATACCAACTGGCTTGGTCCTATAATGCACATTGTGACAGCTGTAGGTGTTGCCGGTGTGCTTTATTACGGTCTGCATCTTATCACCACCGGTGTAATCTCTTCCGGTACTTTCGTTGCTTTCATCGCAGCTCTGATCATGCTCTATACCCCAATCAAGAGTATCGGTAATAACTATGTCGGTCTTCAGACTTCATTATTGGCTTTAGAGCGTATCTATGATGTATTGGACTTATACAGTGTTGAAGAGCAGGAAAAGGATAATCAGAAGAGCTTAAAGGGAGTCAACAAATCCATCCGCTTTGAGCATGTGGATTTCTCCTATGATGGTCATAGAAAGATTCTAAAGGATATCTCATTTGAAGTGCCTGTAGGCTCTAAGGTGGCTCTTGTCGGTAACTCCGGTGGCGGTAAATCAACCATTACCTCTCTTATTCCAAGACTTTATGAGCTTGATTCAGGAAAAGTTCTGGTTGATGGCACTGATATCAAGGAATACTCAATCTCCTCTTTAAGAGAGAATATCTCCATGGTATTCCAGGATAACTTCCTCTTTGATGGAACTGTCCGTGAGAACCTGATGTACGGTAATGAAAAAGCAACTCAGGAGCAGATTGATTTTGCTGTTAAATCAGCCTTTTTAGATGAGTTTATCAGCAAGCTGCCTCATGGTCTTGATACCTTAATCGGTGAAAGAGGTCTGCTGTTATCCGGTGGTCAGAAACAGCGTCTGGCAATTGCCCGTGCAATTTTAAAGAATGCTCCTGTAGTAATTCTGGATGAAGCAACCTCTGCATTGGATAACAAGTCAGAGAAGGTTGTACAGAGAGCTTTGGATAAACTGATGGAAGGCAGAACCACCATTGTTATTGCCCACAGACTTTCAACCATCATGGATGCTGATAAGATCCTGGTTATCAATGACGGCAGACTGGTTGAAGAGGGAACTCATGCAGAACTACTAGAAAAGCAGGGCGCTTACTCTGTTCTATATAACTCTCAGTTTGCTAATAAAGCTGCTGCAAAAGAAGAGGATTCTAATGAAGCAAAAGAAGTTGAAGAAGCTGAAACTTCTGAGCAGGAGTAA
- a CDS encoding ISAs1 family transposase: MTSTDQNAFDNTINDASFLQRIVELNLTDPRAQDRIIYPLSVICSIVILARICNCNDAREQRLFWLEKLPWLKESFYGLDDDVPSEQTLRRVVSILNTNETVNFLTNYFANHRELSEKPLGSVPLKEREVIAADGQNINATRSSKNGNDARKDSGIDIVSLHSSTYGITLSQRTVDKKNHEAEVILDMIKALNLRNAILTWDAINTRPYTVKAVVDANADFLVCLKDNQGNLIDDVKTGFQFYDMDKYPGNLFRLPWSLRLMAERKAKRLQFLMPSTPSLRKCAKSGLMSIL; the protein is encoded by the coding sequence ATGACTTCAACTGACCAGAATGCTTTTGACAATACTATTAACGATGCTTCTTTTCTTCAGAGAATTGTTGAGCTGAATTTAACTGATCCTCGAGCACAGGATCGCATTATCTATCCTCTGAGTGTCATATGCTCTATAGTTATTTTAGCCAGAATATGTAACTGTAATGACGCAAGAGAACAGAGACTGTTCTGGTTAGAAAAGCTGCCTTGGCTTAAAGAAAGTTTTTATGGTTTGGATGATGACGTTCCATCAGAGCAGACCTTAAGAAGAGTAGTAAGCATTCTTAATACTAATGAAACGGTAAACTTCCTAACAAACTACTTTGCCAATCATAGAGAACTCTCAGAGAAACCATTGGGTTCAGTACCCTTAAAAGAAAGAGAGGTAATAGCAGCAGATGGACAGAATATCAATGCAACAAGATCAAGCAAGAACGGTAATGATGCACGAAAAGATTCTGGCATCGACATCGTTAGTCTGCATTCCTCAACCTACGGAATTACTCTCTCCCAGAGAACTGTAGACAAGAAAAATCATGAGGCAGAAGTAATTCTGGATATGATTAAAGCTCTGAATCTGAGAAATGCAATCCTCACCTGGGATGCCATAAATACCAGACCATATACAGTAAAGGCTGTGGTTGATGCCAATGCCGACTTTCTGGTTTGTCTGAAAGACAATCAGGGTAATCTGATAGATGACGTAAAAACCGGATTTCAATTCTACGATATGGATAAATATCCAGGGAATCTGTTTCGTCTACCATGGTCTTTGAGGCTCATGGCAGAAAGGAAGGCAAAGAGATTGCAATTCTTGATGCCAAGTACGCCCTCTCTAAGGAAATGCGCAAAAAGTGGCCTGATGTCAATTCTGTGA
- a CDS encoding AAA family ATPase has product MQFSVKNFRSIKDRVVLSLESSEKKEHPNNYAEIEKESILKSVAIFGANASGKSNIFLALTAAILLIRKSNERQIGEPLGLIVPFKFDKQTPSQPTEFEFVFWAEGKKYVYGFSATVKQIITEYLYVFNSSKASTIFERDEHGIEDEHGNRSNEKYKFTIPSVRSKLKPLVERNSTNKLFLATATAWNFEETKAPMMWFMHSINTYAPNQYVNLLPMTGELFEHDDDQSLRAFVKGVLKEADINISDYEFESKDIPVEQFTPVQIPVRVGTRPEMKGKEYRITALHTITDDEGNTQNYPLEMQSESLGTKNLFFLSPIIKRAFETGETVCVDEFDTSLHPMLVVYLLGLFHNPEVNKKNAQLIISSHTMSLLDLKTLRRDQIYFVDKDQSSGITELYSLDDFSPRTSENIKKAYLIGRYGAIPVIKNSEAL; this is encoded by the coding sequence TTGCAATTTTCTGTAAAGAACTTTAGATCAATTAAAGATCGTGTTGTATTGTCACTAGAGTCATCAGAAAAAAAAGAGCATCCAAATAATTATGCTGAAATTGAAAAGGAATCCATTCTAAAGTCTGTTGCAATCTTTGGTGCAAATGCATCAGGTAAAAGTAATATTTTTCTGGCTCTGACCGCTGCAATTCTGTTAATCCGCAAATCCAACGAAAGACAGATAGGAGAACCTTTAGGTCTTATTGTCCCTTTTAAGTTTGATAAACAAACCCCGTCTCAACCAACTGAATTTGAATTTGTTTTTTGGGCTGAAGGCAAAAAATATGTATATGGTTTTTCTGCAACCGTAAAACAGATTATTACTGAATATCTTTATGTATTCAACAGTTCTAAAGCTTCAACCATTTTTGAAAGAGATGAGCATGGAATTGAAGATGAGCATGGAAATAGAAGCAATGAGAAGTATAAATTCACAATTCCTTCTGTAAGATCAAAACTCAAGCCATTAGTTGAACGTAATTCTACAAATAAATTATTTTTAGCGACAGCAACTGCGTGGAACTTTGAGGAAACAAAAGCTCCAATGATGTGGTTTATGCATTCAATCAATACATATGCTCCTAATCAGTATGTTAATTTATTACCCATGACAGGAGAATTATTTGAACATGATGATGATCAATCTTTAAGAGCATTTGTTAAAGGTGTATTAAAAGAAGCAGATATAAATATTTCTGATTATGAGTTTGAGAGTAAGGATATTCCTGTTGAACAGTTTACGCCTGTTCAAATTCCTGTCAGGGTTGGTACAAGACCAGAAATGAAAGGAAAGGAATATCGAATTACAGCCTTGCATACAATTACTGATGATGAAGGAAATACTCAGAACTACCCTTTGGAAATGCAAAGTGAATCTTTGGGAACTAAGAATCTGTTCTTTCTGAGTCCAATAATAAAAAGGGCTTTTGAAACCGGTGAAACAGTTTGTGTTGATGAATTTGATACAAGTTTACACCCTATGCTTGTCGTATATTTGTTAGGCCTGTTCCATAATCCTGAGGTAAATAAGAAAAATGCACAACTAATTATTTCATCTCATACAATGTCGTTACTTGATTTAAAGACATTGAGAAGAGACCAGATTTATTTTGTTGATAAAGATCAAAGTTCAGGTATTACAGAGTTGTATTCACTTGACGATTTTTCTCCAAGGACAAGTGAGAATATAAAAAAGGCTTATCTAATTGGCCGATATGGAGCTATTCCTGTGATAAAAAATAGCGAGGCTTTATGA
- a CDS encoding AAA family ATPase: MKRYIQGIHINRLFHLNNVDIPITDDSHYNLIITGKNGSGKTVLLNAVKDFINRTKSDKFLNFTNLEEQIKYWEKGVKDASDENIRFAASIKLEHYKKEFDELFGRVNISFNDLAYIYNQYQKGDFILAFYGATRKSQMFEPQNPTKPSINRTGNISESSSSQFLNFLSDLKIQEALARNEHQLSDADEISVWFNDFEKLLQELFVDPNLKLEFNYRNYSFTIRSAEKAFRFTELSDGFNAVLDIITDLILKIQGQNSLTRVYNKEGIVLIDEIETHLHLQLQKSILPLLTRLFPNIQFIVTTHSPFVLNSIDSATVYDLENHTLIKDGLSNASYSGIVEGYFKQDELSKDLRDKLDLYRILTRKNELNDDDFAQIAYLEPILSEIPDYLDSSVAAEFRKLKLEFENREELQ, translated from the coding sequence ATGAAACGTTATATTCAAGGAATTCACATAAATAGACTGTTTCATTTAAACAATGTGGATATTCCAATTACCGATGATTCTCACTATAACCTGATTATTACCGGAAAGAATGGTAGCGGTAAAACAGTTCTGCTAAATGCTGTTAAAGATTTTATCAACAGAACAAAATCCGATAAGTTTCTTAATTTTACTAACCTTGAAGAACAGATTAAATACTGGGAGAAAGGAGTAAAGGATGCTTCTGATGAAAACATTCGTTTTGCTGCATCTATTAAATTAGAGCATTACAAAAAAGAGTTTGACGAACTATTTGGTAGAGTCAATATCAGCTTTAATGATCTTGCCTACATATATAATCAGTACCAGAAAGGGGATTTTATCCTAGCTTTTTATGGCGCAACCAGAAAATCACAGATGTTTGAGCCTCAAAATCCAACCAAACCTTCTATAAACAGAACAGGAAATATATCAGAGTCTTCGTCTTCTCAGTTTTTAAACTTCCTCTCTGATTTAAAAATTCAGGAAGCATTGGCTCGTAACGAGCATCAGCTATCCGATGCCGACGAGATTTCTGTCTGGTTTAATGATTTTGAAAAGCTGCTACAGGAACTTTTTGTTGATCCTAATCTGAAACTTGAGTTTAACTACAGAAATTACAGCTTCACCATTCGCTCTGCTGAAAAAGCCTTCCGGTTTACCGAACTGTCTGATGGCTTTAATGCAGTTCTTGATATTATCACCGATCTGATCTTAAAGATACAGGGGCAGAATTCTCTTACCAGAGTTTATAATAAAGAGGGCATTGTGCTTATTGATGAGATCGAAACTCATCTGCATCTTCAGCTGCAGAAATCTATTCTTCCTCTTTTAACCAGACTGTTCCCAAACATTCAGTTTATTGTAACTACACACTCTCCTTTTGTACTTAACAGTATTGATAGCGCAACAGTTTACGATCTTGAGAATCATACTCTGATAAAAGACGGATTATCTAATGCCAGCTACAGTGGTATTGTGGAAGGCTATTTTAAACAGGATGAACTTTCCAAAGATTTAAGAGATAAGCTGGATTTGTACCGAATACTTACAAGGAAAAATGAATTAAATGATGATGATTTTGCTCAGATTGCATATTTAGAGCCGATTCTCTCTGAAATTCCAGATTATCTCGACTCATCAGTTGCAGCAGAATTCAGAAAACTGAAGCTTGAATTTGAGAACCGTGAGGAGCTTCAGTAA
- a CDS encoding AAA family ATPase: MELAKIAIRNYKSIEFAEIQIENIGNSYLKILLGKNESGKSNILDAIDIKQKYSNRTSEKLIVDNIRRQDLRDSDEIYVEFYFRIDIADIDDKKGCYYPFIVDRVREYGKGDNLKAILKEYSAEFAIEKYEFSRIANSNNYNVSRTVLVKLNKSEARGNYFKSSSFSGSTNDLFKTTFITNLEYNKLNENLKKSLSILQDNDIAFIHSIVLNEHLLKNFPVFLWTANNRYIINNPVPVEDFLNRIDSYPLLKFVFSEDKFDSEGKIKEKFSTLNLSNERVSYEKHLSEIITKRIKGIWKDSNINFNVRLENNEIITTIKEDNNEQLFIDLKDRSSGFKQIITLLFDLLFYIKDEKDKKPLLLIDEPENHLHPSAIKELFDFILNFGIQNYVIISTHSPFFLDKQNTSRHNVVKKENGHTIVSSIDENHFVLDDYVTNTCFGFNIWNELLGTKIILVEGSSDKVIISKLIDDINIHNDIRILGGKGANVVRFARIIRQIHNNFIVIVDSDKDGQRYKKQIKEYDSSIHCYALNDIYEVIKDCTIEDWINNDFIIKEINNKFDEIMDKFGIPKGENVFSIKDNENFTIALSRFLNNYSSEFDEKKISRDFIIDSLKEHISQSVKNEDINSESIKNLNDLIIDFFKISINSTNFE, encoded by the coding sequence ATGGAATTAGCGAAAATAGCAATAAGGAACTATAAATCGATAGAGTTTGCTGAAATTCAAATTGAAAATATTGGAAATAGTTATTTAAAGATACTCCTTGGAAAAAATGAATCTGGAAAAAGTAATATTCTGGATGCGATAGATATCAAGCAAAAATATTCCAATAGAACGTCAGAAAAACTTATTGTTGATAATATTAGACGACAGGATCTCAGAGATTCTGATGAGATTTATGTTGAGTTTTACTTCAGAATTGATATAGCTGATATTGATGACAAAAAAGGATGTTATTATCCTTTTATTGTAGATCGAGTGCGTGAGTATGGAAAAGGGGATAATTTAAAAGCGATTCTTAAAGAGTACTCTGCTGAATTCGCTATAGAAAAGTATGAATTTTCACGCATTGCTAATTCAAATAACTATAATGTTTCTAGAACAGTTCTTGTTAAGCTAAATAAAAGTGAAGCTCGAGGTAACTATTTTAAATCATCAAGTTTTTCTGGTTCTACAAATGATTTGTTCAAAACAACTTTTATAACAAATCTTGAATATAACAAACTTAATGAGAACCTAAAAAAATCACTCTCAATCTTGCAAGATAACGATATTGCTTTCATTCATAGTATTGTCCTCAATGAACATCTTCTAAAAAATTTTCCTGTTTTTCTTTGGACGGCAAATAATAGATATATTATTAATAATCCAGTCCCTGTTGAAGATTTTCTCAACAGAATTGATTCCTATCCTTTATTAAAATTTGTTTTTTCTGAGGATAAATTTGATTCAGAAGGTAAAATTAAAGAAAAGTTCAGTACATTAAATTTATCTAATGAAAGAGTCAGTTATGAAAAGCATCTTTCCGAAATAATAACAAAAAGAATAAAGGGAATATGGAAAGACAGCAATATTAATTTTAACGTAAGGTTAGAGAATAATGAGATCATTACAACTATTAAAGAAGACAATAATGAGCAACTATTTATTGATCTAAAAGATAGAAGTAGTGGCTTTAAGCAAATAATAACATTACTTTTTGATTTACTGTTTTATATTAAAGATGAAAAGGATAAAAAGCCTCTTCTTTTGATAGATGAACCAGAAAATCATTTACATCCATCTGCAATCAAAGAACTTTTTGATTTTATTTTGAATTTCGGTATTCAGAATTATGTAATCATATCAACTCATTCACCTTTCTTTTTAGATAAACAGAATACATCTCGTCATAATGTGGTAAAAAAAGAAAATGGTCATACAATAGTTAGTTCAATTGATGAAAATCATTTTGTTCTAGATGACTATGTTACGAACACTTGTTTTGGTTTTAATATTTGGAATGAGCTCCTTGGAACAAAGATTATTTTGGTTGAAGGCAGTTCTGATAAAGTTATTATTTCAAAACTAATTGATGATATAAATATTCATAATGACATTAGAATCCTTGGAGGAAAAGGAGCTAATGTTGTTAGGTTTGCAAGAATAATTAGACAGATTCATAATAATTTTATTGTAATTGTTGACAGTGATAAGGATGGACAAAGATATAAAAAACAGATCAAAGAGTATGACTCTTCTATTCATTGTTATGCTTTAAACGATATTTACGAAGTAATAAAAGATTGCACCATCGAAGATTGGATAAATAATGACTTTATTATAAAAGAAATCAATAATAAATTTGATGAAATAATGGATAAATTTGGCATTCCTAAAGGAGAGAATGTTTTTTCTATAAAAGATAATGAAAATTTTACTATTGCTCTCTCTCGTTTTCTAAACAATTATTCATCTGAATTTGATGAAAAAAAAATATCCCGAGATTTCATTATCGATTCTCTAAAAGAACATATTTCTCAATCAGTTAAAAATGAAGATATTAATTCAGAATCAATTAAGAATCTTAATGATTTAATAATAGATTTTTTTAAGATATCAATTAACTCTACTAATTTTGAGTAG
- a CDS encoding KdsC family phosphatase, with translation MLKYIILDVDGTLTDGGVYYDNTGNELKKFCTKDGTGIIAAQTVGIKIIVLTGRECYATTRRLKDLGVTEQYQGVKNKVEWLKNWFTSNFINKDDVGYIGDDINDLAPMKLCGYIGCPVDACTEVKEIADYVSPISGGHGAARDVIEHYLKDNSLWNKAIAKAYGAGV, from the coding sequence ATGCTTAAATACATAATCCTTGATGTTGACGGTACTCTTACAGATGGTGGCGTTTATTATGACAATACTGGTAATGAGTTAAAGAAATTCTGTACAAAGGATGGAACCGGAATAATAGCTGCCCAAACAGTTGGCATTAAAATAATTGTCTTAACCGGTCGAGAGTGTTATGCCACCACAAGACGCTTAAAAGATCTTGGGGTTACTGAACAGTATCAGGGAGTAAAAAATAAGGTTGAGTGGCTTAAAAACTGGTTTACCTCTAATTTCATCAATAAAGACGATGTCGGCTATATTGGCGATGACATCAACGATCTTGCTCCTATGAAACTGTGCGGATACATAGGCTGTCCTGTGGATGCCTGTACCGAAGTTAAGGAAATTGCTGATTATGTAAGTCCAATTTCAGGTGGTCATGGAGCAGCACGAGATGTTATTGAGCATTATCTGAAAGATAATTCGCTTTGGAATAAAGCAATTGCCAAGGCCTATGGGGCAGGAGTGTGA